In the Hordeum vulgare subsp. vulgare chromosome 7H, MorexV3_pseudomolecules_assembly, whole genome shotgun sequence genome, one interval contains:
- the LOC123410517 gene encoding ras-related protein RHN1-like isoform X1: MMAPTPSSVIQAKLVLLGDLGAGKTSIVVRFAKGLYYECQESTIGAAFFSHALPVSGGGEDATVRFDIWDTAGQERYHSLAPMYYRGAAAAVVVYDITSTDSYTRAKRWVDELQRQVHIRTGNPHLVMALVGNKVDLEKKRKVGTQEALEYAERNGLFFLETSAKTAQNVGELFYELAERLVKVRPSHPAGMVLHDDGQRRVGGRWFCCSG, from the exons ATGATGGCTCCGACTCCGAGCAGCGTCATCCAGGCCAAGCTG GTGCTCCTGGGAGACCTTGGCGCCGGGAAGACCAGCATCGTGGTCCGGTTCGCCAAGGGGCTCTACTACGAGTGCCAGGAGTCGACCATCGGGGCGGCCTTCTTCTCGCACGCGCTCCCCGtgagcggcggcggcgaggacgcCACCGTCAGGTTCGACATCTGGGACACCGCCGGCCAGGAGCGCTACCACAGCCTCGCCCCCATGTACTAccgcggcgccgccgccgccgtcgtcgtctacGACATCACCAGCACG GACTCGTACACCCGAGCAAAGAGGTGGGTCGACGAGCTTCAGAGACAAG TGCACATCCGAACAGGGAACCCGCATCTGGTGATGGCGTTAGTGGGCAACAAGGTGGATCTGGAAAAAAAGAGGAAGGTTGGCACACAG GAGGCGCTGGAGTACGCGGAGCGGAACGGCCTCTTCTTCCTGGAGACGTCGGCCAAGACGGCGCAGAACGTCGGCGAGCTCTTCTACGAGCTAG CCGAGAGGCTGGTGAAGGTGCGGCCCAGCCATCCAGCCGGGATGGTCCTGCACGACGACGGCCAGCGCCGCGTCGGGGGACGGTGGTTCTGTTGCTCCGGGTGA
- the LOC123410517 gene encoding ras-related protein RHN1-like isoform X2 codes for MMAPTPSSVIQAKLVLLGDLGAGKTSIVVRFAKGLYYECQESTIGAAFFSHALPVSGGGEDATVRFDIWDTAGQERYHSLAPMYYRGAAAAVVVYDITSTDSYTRAKRWVDELQRQGNPHLVMALVGNKVDLEKKRKVGTQEALEYAERNGLFFLETSAKTAQNVGELFYELAERLVKVRPSHPAGMVLHDDGQRRVGGRWFCCSG; via the exons ATGATGGCTCCGACTCCGAGCAGCGTCATCCAGGCCAAGCTG GTGCTCCTGGGAGACCTTGGCGCCGGGAAGACCAGCATCGTGGTCCGGTTCGCCAAGGGGCTCTACTACGAGTGCCAGGAGTCGACCATCGGGGCGGCCTTCTTCTCGCACGCGCTCCCCGtgagcggcggcggcgaggacgcCACCGTCAGGTTCGACATCTGGGACACCGCCGGCCAGGAGCGCTACCACAGCCTCGCCCCCATGTACTAccgcggcgccgccgccgccgtcgtcgtctacGACATCACCAGCACG GACTCGTACACCCGAGCAAAGAGGTGGGTCGACGAGCTTCAGAGACAAG GGAACCCGCATCTGGTGATGGCGTTAGTGGGCAACAAGGTGGATCTGGAAAAAAAGAGGAAGGTTGGCACACAG GAGGCGCTGGAGTACGCGGAGCGGAACGGCCTCTTCTTCCTGGAGACGTCGGCCAAGACGGCGCAGAACGTCGGCGAGCTCTTCTACGAGCTAG CCGAGAGGCTGGTGAAGGTGCGGCCCAGCCATCCAGCCGGGATGGTCCTGCACGACGACGGCCAGCGCCGCGTCGGGGGACGGTGGTTCTGTTGCTCCGGGTGA